A stretch of DNA from Xyrauchen texanus isolate HMW12.3.18 chromosome 31, RBS_HiC_50CHRs, whole genome shotgun sequence:
TTGTTAATACAGTAATGCCAGCCACTGTTATGTGTAGTTTTTTTAccatttgaaattaaaatatgtattatttaatagctgtaaaaacaaatgttgcaATTTTGCTACACAGTTAAAATAAacttaatgtttattaaataccTGAAATACCAACCTCTGATAGATAAATGACAAAGTCATTAATTATCAAACTTAAGTGTGAATCATTTGACTAATTTAATGAGGATTCAAAACAATTCACagttgatgttgttgtttttttttttaaaacactgtatATCTttgattgaaaaaacaaaacaattacataCAGTTATAAAGGGAGACAAATAAAAACCATCCTCCAAAAAGGATTGTACATGTTACAATTTATAGTTGAACTAACAGATATTTCAAACAAGAGCATGTGCACTGACAGATCACACTGTGTTCGACACAACCAATGTGGTGCGACCTGTCAAAAGCAGCACCAATGAAAACACGCGATGGGAGGGGAATCATCAGAAGCTGGACCACGACTTCTCTGCTCCGACGCACATGATGGGGAATGGGACAACAAACCCCAGAGGCGTGTTCAGGTCCCACACTTACCAATAACATTTGAGGGTACTATAATAGTGGGTGGGCGGGGTCTGTACCTGTCTGGGCGGGGCTAAAGGAGACCGCGTTATTAGGTGCCTGCGTAAATTCCTGCTGTCTTACAGACATTGACAGCTCGCGACTGGCTGCAGCTCGGCCAGAACAGAAGATCTGTCAGGCATAGTACCTTTACATTTGTCATTCTGTTTTTCTCTTTGCTCCAAGCTAGACAGTGTAGCCTATTTGAGGCGCAACGGAGATAAACGAGGAAGACGAGAAACGACCCTCTCTCACCTCTGCCATAATGATGTCCATGAATAGCAAACAGCCTTTTAGCATGCATCCGATTTTGCACGAGCCTAAATACACACCTCTACATTCCAGCTCGGAAGCCATCCGGAGAGCATGTCTGCCCACGCCCTCGGTAAGTGATATATTTCGGCTTGTTTTCCAAGTTTGCGGTTCATTGTCATCCGAGTCATTAGCGTTGTTTACATCTGGGCGCATAATCTTTTTATAAGTTTTGTTGGAATAAATCCCATAAAGTCTATTTCCAAAATGATCACCCTATCTCAACAGAATAGTTCTTGCGGCAATTGTTTTATTCTCTTACATGTCAGCAGAAAATGTCAGGAGAGAACATAACACATTTGTCATGCTTCTGTAGATGATTTGCCAAAAAGTGGCCCAATTTAACTGAACTGCTTGCTAGGGTTGTGAGATTTCTGCTAAATTATTCGGACATTTGAGACTTGCTGGATACTTATGCTTGCTCTTTGTCATACAGCTGCAGGGTAATATCTTTGCCGGCTTTGATGAGACCCTGCTCCAGAGAGCCGAGGCGCTGGCGGCTGTGGACATCGTCGCTCAAAAGAGCCATCCGTTCAAGCCAGACGCCACTTATCACACCATGACTAGCATGACGAGCATGACCTGCACGCCCACGTCCTCCTCCGGGCACCTTCACCACCCGTCTGTGCTCACCTcgcaccaccatcatccccaccACCAACCGACACAGGGCCTGGAGGGAGACCTGCTCGACCACCTCACCGCCGGCATTTCCCTCGGAGGCATGCCAGGCTCCGACGTTTGCTCCACCGCTTCCCACCCTCACTCGCACATGTCCGCAATTAACCACATGcagcaccaccaccaccaccaccaccacccgcAAAGTATGAACATGCACCAGCACGGCCTGGGCTCCCACACCTCTCTAGGCGTCTGTGGAGACTCTGAGCCTGATCCCAGGGAGCTGGAGTCTTTCGCCGAGCGCTTCAAGCAGAGGCGGATCAAACTCGGGGTCACGCAGGCCGACGTGGGGTCGGCTTTAGCCAATCTGAAAATCCCCGGGGTCGGCTGCCTGAGTCAGAGTACTATCTGTCGGTTCGAGTCTCTCACTTTGTCTCACAATAACATGGTGGCCCTCAAGCCCATCCTCGAAGCGTGGTTAGAGGAGGCGGAGAGGGCTCAGAGAGAAAAAATGGCCAAGCCAGAGATTTTCAACGGTGGGGACAAAAAGAGAAAACGCACTTCAATCGCTGCCCCCGAGAAGCGCTCGCTGGAGGCTTATTTTGCCGTCCAGCCCAGACCCTCGTCGGAGAAAATAGCTGCCATAGCAGAGAAACTGGATTTGAAAAAAAATGTGGTCCGGGTGTGGTTTTGCAATCAAAGGCAAAAGCAGAAAAGGATGAAGTTTTCGGCCACGCACTAGACCAGAAATATGTACACTACTTCAATAAATCCAATCATCAGACACATGAGTGCACAGACATTATCGACAAAACTCTTCGGACCTGAGACGACATGCTTCCAATAAAGGAATGGAAGCTGCGCGTGAACATCCCAGAGACCGAAAGTGTACCAAACGTTTGTCAGGACAACATATCAGAAGGGAGAAGACATGATAATAGACGCTCAGGAAGAGTGGAAAATCATCAACGAAACGTTGCAAATATTGTACAAAAAGAGAAgtgaataataatgattattctCTTAACTGAAAATAACTATTTTATATTCATCTGTGTACATATGTGTGAATACACTGCACCTCTTTGTGTGAAGAACGCATCAAAATTCAGTTTTTTaaggataaaaaaagaaaaaagaaaaaaaaaccactGTTGTGCGAAAGATGTCCCATTCTATAAACTTTAGTGTTATTCTATATGCTCCAGAAGAAAATCAAGACGGTTCTGCTGT
This window harbors:
- the LOC127625388 gene encoding brain-specific homeobox/POU domain protein 3-like — protein: MMSMNSKQPFSMHPILHEPKYTPLHSSSEAIRRACLPTPSLQGNIFAGFDETLLQRAEALAAVDIVAQKSHPFKPDATYHTMTSMTSMTCTPTSSSGHLHHPSVLTSHHHHPHHQPTQGLEGDLLDHLTAGISLGGMPGSDVCSTASHPHSHMSAINHMQHHHHHHHHPQSMNMHQHGLGSHTSLGVCGDSEPDPRELESFAERFKQRRIKLGVTQADVGSALANLKIPGVGCLSQSTICRFESLTLSHNNMVALKPILEAWLEEAERAQREKMAKPEIFNGGDKKRKRTSIAAPEKRSLEAYFAVQPRPSSEKIAAIAEKLDLKKNVVRVWFCNQRQKQKRMKFSATH